Proteins encoded by one window of Cyclobacteriaceae bacterium:
- a CDS encoding ATP-binding protein, protein MFEEYQICPYTGLRSFTEEESLYFKGREEHIEQATEQLQRNKFLMLTGASGDGKSSLVYAGIIPNARAGFLKSKYTQWSVADFRPERTPFKNLCSSLAKQLDIANPHTVESELHHGFSALVDLYKNSKRFIDIDSIEWRQADDQGKAKLKRDASNLIVLVDQFEEFFTNPENYHRGVPSKDSNLVLNLLLETARIALEEDLPIYIVFTMRSDYIGQCAAFRGLPEYIGFSQFFVPRLNRAQLQQVIEEPAVLSGNKITRRLTERLIHDITEGVDQLPILQHALNQIWHAANNGNEEMDLIHYAMVGGMSVEELPDDHTGRFKQWFASLPGKIQACYHKPDLQNVLDTHTNKLYEEAAVYYKNKTGKVIADADVKAIIKNAFICLTKIDQSRAVRNRMTLKEITQILGRPEFGTTEVGAVLNIFREPGNTFIRPFMLDESENLKLEEHDVLDITHESLIRNWAYLGEWADEEFDNYMISLDFEQQLNRWVESKKTGGFLLSIGQLTYFENWYSKVKPNVHWIARYLPEDIAQSKKLSQARQVLANSNEFLQRSARKHTVTRTVMRYGPRRIAAVFGVLLIVTLSSFAVRDYFKRQNDYVLKSMHDEALALAANPKVTYADRINLILQEIKLGQTTTNEVVEYIPDPAEKLHVASGIATLLVFQGMGEPKSEISKSLTIADSLLNTWKPEQLSADKLAKILRRINEFRVTLEYAYYYNPDEQISSFRKRNAERSALWASYILENQPTDFHDMQNLNLAIENAINHKTVNQEGLQRWIGLLSPFENEQQTNWFESNYHIDKLLIRGAQDYGFKHNGLYQLLAYLYASQGNSNRVLQCMDTLLRHSQPNYQSDYAAGADNAAQIAAVYFTYNKTGSELDNFVTGYCKRKGITEENFYSRMLGRTLHGYYAAASNIHMYNFTDANSNLALVFCNSEELNSYFNKYRSVVEKLPESDERNFLMALSYKNEGIFKSMRRELVSVTTSFDRAMGYFNSVSSNYLNQVISVLAISGSEQMMMPRKFLFVYPDVRWEYHPLEPRSFMFFYYSDIFINYILSSGLFNKFYPSNAELAYFGIWFRDYNQKIWGMHYFAGTPIRYEIFTKLESAIAERNDVSNVDLNFLHLYAGYEAQLKGDTSSMVSYYHKIDPSILLNILRSKEFPFQANGQAFRMIAYAVKGLTEQGHFEKAYQLMSIFKKPINRSSLYAFAATRLQLEKKDDAMIKRLLDSAYVEMGRVENLTTGQPHRQLIAQGIMLQDPQSRVAEASLLIKNLGAKSIAQQRMAHAFGFHSLLHAGRQNFPPLISDTDQAIFTWWLLYGYQNGTGISADGWQNFDRYQIKTNTEWTNYIDENI, encoded by the coding sequence ATGTTCGAAGAATACCAGATTTGTCCTTACACCGGTTTACGCTCCTTTACAGAGGAGGAGTCGCTGTATTTTAAGGGTAGGGAAGAGCATATCGAACAAGCTACTGAACAACTTCAACGCAATAAATTTCTTATGCTTACCGGAGCTTCCGGTGATGGTAAGTCTTCACTGGTATATGCGGGTATTATCCCAAATGCACGTGCCGGTTTCTTAAAATCAAAATACACGCAATGGAGTGTGGCCGATTTTCGGCCTGAACGTACACCATTTAAGAATCTATGTTCATCCTTGGCAAAACAATTAGACATTGCCAATCCGCATACAGTTGAATCCGAGTTGCACCATGGCTTTTCAGCATTGGTCGATTTATACAAGAATTCCAAACGTTTTATAGATATAGATTCTATTGAGTGGAGACAAGCTGATGATCAAGGTAAAGCGAAACTTAAGCGCGATGCCTCAAATCTTATTGTGCTGGTAGATCAGTTTGAAGAGTTTTTTACAAATCCCGAAAATTATCATCGCGGTGTACCCTCTAAAGATTCAAACCTTGTGCTCAATCTTTTGCTTGAAACCGCACGGATTGCGTTGGAGGAAGATCTTCCCATTTATATTGTCTTCACTATGCGCTCCGATTATATCGGACAATGTGCTGCCTTTAGGGGATTACCAGAATACATCGGGTTCAGCCAGTTTTTCGTACCGCGCTTAAATCGAGCACAACTTCAACAGGTTATTGAGGAGCCGGCAGTACTGAGTGGAAATAAGATTACAAGACGATTAACAGAAAGGTTGATACACGACATCACGGAGGGTGTTGATCAACTTCCTATTCTTCAGCATGCACTAAACCAGATATGGCATGCGGCCAACAATGGAAATGAAGAGATGGACTTAATCCATTATGCGATGGTGGGTGGGATGTCGGTTGAAGAATTGCCCGATGATCATACTGGGCGATTTAAACAATGGTTTGCTTCATTACCAGGTAAAATACAGGCGTGTTATCATAAGCCTGATTTACAGAATGTATTGGATACCCACACCAATAAATTGTATGAAGAGGCGGCTGTTTATTATAAAAATAAAACCGGGAAAGTTATTGCCGATGCAGATGTCAAGGCTATTATAAAAAATGCGTTTATCTGCCTTACCAAAATTGACCAAAGTCGTGCGGTGCGTAACCGAATGACGTTGAAGGAGATTACGCAGATTTTGGGTAGACCCGAATTCGGAACAACAGAAGTGGGAGCAGTGCTGAATATTTTTCGGGAACCGGGCAATACATTTATTCGACCATTCATGCTGGATGAATCCGAAAATCTAAAACTTGAAGAGCATGATGTGTTAGACATCACCCACGAAAGTTTGATTCGGAATTGGGCATATCTTGGAGAATGGGCGGATGAAGAGTTTGACAATTACATGATCTCGCTCGACTTTGAACAACAGCTTAATCGTTGGGTGGAAAGCAAAAAGACGGGTGGATTCTTACTATCAATAGGTCAGCTAACTTATTTTGAAAATTGGTATAGTAAAGTTAAGCCCAACGTGCATTGGATTGCACGCTATTTGCCGGAGGATATTGCGCAAAGTAAAAAACTTTCACAAGCGCGTCAGGTGTTGGCTAACTCCAACGAATTTTTGCAGCGAAGTGCGCGAAAGCACACGGTAACACGTACAGTTATGCGGTATGGCCCGCGAAGAATTGCAGCGGTTTTTGGCGTTCTTCTGATTGTTACGTTGAGTTCTTTTGCGGTGCGCGATTATTTCAAGCGGCAGAATGATTACGTATTAAAGTCCATGCATGATGAAGCGTTGGCGCTGGCAGCGAATCCAAAGGTGACTTACGCTGACAGGATCAATTTGATCCTACAGGAAATAAAACTTGGGCAAACTACCACAAATGAAGTGGTAGAATATATTCCTGATCCAGCTGAAAAGCTTCACGTAGCTTCCGGTATAGCCACCCTTTTGGTTTTTCAAGGTATGGGCGAACCGAAAAGCGAAATTTCTAAAAGCCTCACAATTGCGGATAGTTTACTGAATACCTGGAAACCTGAGCAATTGAGTGCAGATAAACTTGCTAAAATTCTGCGTAGAATTAATGAATTCCGGGTTACCCTTGAGTATGCGTATTACTATAATCCCGATGAACAGATTAGCTCCTTTCGGAAACGCAATGCAGAGCGATCAGCTTTATGGGCTTCTTATATTCTTGAAAATCAACCAACTGATTTTCATGATATGCAGAATCTTAACCTGGCTATTGAAAACGCCATTAATCATAAGACTGTAAACCAAGAAGGACTTCAACGTTGGATTGGTCTGCTTTCACCTTTTGAAAATGAACAGCAAACCAATTGGTTCGAGTCAAATTATCATATTGATAAGCTATTGATCCGCGGTGCCCAAGATTATGGATTCAAGCACAATGGCCTGTACCAGCTATTGGCCTATTTATACGCCAGCCAGGGTAATAGCAATCGTGTGCTTCAGTGCATGGATACCTTATTGAGGCATAGTCAGCCAAATTATCAGAGTGATTATGCGGCTGGTGCTGATAATGCAGCCCAGATAGCCGCTGTTTACTTTACCTATAACAAAACTGGAAGTGAACTAGATAACTTTGTGACGGGCTATTGTAAACGGAAGGGCATTACCGAGGAGAATTTCTACTCCCGAATGTTGGGGCGAACATTACACGGATATTACGCAGCAGCCAGTAATATTCATATGTATAATTTTACAGATGCAAACTCTAATCTTGCACTTGTATTCTGCAACAGTGAAGAACTTAATTCTTATTTCAACAAGTACAGGTCAGTAGTTGAAAAACTACCTGAATCTGATGAGCGTAATTTCTTAATGGCATTGTCATACAAGAATGAAGGCATTTTTAAGTCCATGAGAAGAGAACTTGTTTCCGTGACTACGAGTTTTGATCGTGCTATGGGATATTTCAATAGTGTTAGCTCGAACTACTTGAACCAAGTAATCAGCGTACTGGCGATTTCCGGTTCAGAACAGATGATGATGCCTCGGAAGTTTCTCTTTGTTTACCCAGATGTGCGCTGGGAGTATCATCCTTTGGAACCTCGAAGCTTTATGTTCTTTTATTATTCGGATATATTTATCAACTATATCTTGAGTAGCGGATTGTTTAACAAGTTTTATCCTTCAAATGCTGAGTTGGCTTATTTCGGTATTTGGTTTCGCGACTACAATCAGAAAATTTGGGGCATGCATTATTTTGCCGGTACCCCAATCCGATATGAAATCTTTACTAAGCTTGAATCTGCGATTGCTGAGCGAAATGATGTGTCTAATGTTGATCTTAATTTTCTCCATTTGTATGCCGGGTATGAGGCGCAATTGAAAGGAGATACGTCTTCAATGGTAAGCTATTACCATAAAATAGACCCTTCTATTCTACTAAATATTTTACGTTCAAAAGAATTCCCATTTCAGGCAAATGGTCAGGCTTTCAGGATGATTGCCTATGCGGTTAAGGGCCTTACTGAACAAGGTCATTTTGAGAAAGCTTATCAGTTAATGTCCATTTTCAAAAAACCGATAAACCGATCATCACTGTATGCTTTTGCAGCCACCCGACTTCAACTTGAAAAAAAGGACGATGCAATGATTAAACGACTACTCGATTCAGCGTATGTTGAAATGGGCAGAGTCGAAAATCTGACTACTGGACAACCTCATCGTCAATTGATAGCACAAGGAATAATGCTGCAAGATCCCCAAAGCAGAGTGGCTGAAGCCAGTCTGCTGATTAAAAACCTCGGAGCAAAATCTATTGCGCAACAGCGTATGGCACATGCTTTTGGTTTCCATTCACTTTTGCACGCGGGACGTCAGAATTTTCCTCCACTCATTTCGGATACGGATCAGGCTATTTTTACCTGGTGGTTGCTGTACGGTTATCAAAATGGCACAGGGATTTCCGCTGATGGTTGGCAGAATTTCGACCGATACCAAATAAAAACAAATACCGAATGGACAAACTACATTGATGAAAACATCTGA